The Benincasa hispida cultivar B227 chromosome 9, ASM972705v1, whole genome shotgun sequence genome has a segment encoding these proteins:
- the LOC120087323 gene encoding F-box protein GID2, giving the protein MKRVVPDGDGDRKTGKKPRAETQDCAGGGDPSDRTGFMNLDDNLLFEVFKHVDARTLAMAACVSKQWHKTAEDERLWELICTRHWANTGCGNQQLRSVVLALGGFRRLHSLFIWPLTKPQSSSSSSSTSSSASSSSSASWSPFPAMIGSKPPARWGKDEVHLSLSLLSIRYYEKMNFSNRGSR; this is encoded by the coding sequence atgaagcgagttGTTCCAGATGGGGATGGGGATCGGAAGACGGGGAAGAAACCTAGGGCGGAGACCCAAGATTGTGCCGGAGGAGGAGACCCTTCCGACAGGACTGGATTTATGAATTTGGATGATAATTTGCTGTTCGAGGTTTTTAAGCATGTGGATGCCAGGACTCTGGCTATGGCGGCGTGTGTGAGCAAGCAATGGCACAAAACCGCTGAAGATGAGCGGCTTTGGGAGCTGATCTGCACCAGACACTGGGCCAACACCGGCTGCGGCAACCAACAACTCCGATCTGTAGTTCTGGCCCTCGGTGGCTTCCGTCGCCTTCACTCTCTTTTCATCTGGCCTCTCACCAAGCCCCAATCctcgtcttcctcctcctccaCATCTTCGTCGGCGTCCTCTTCCTCGTCGGCGTCTTGGTCTCCGTTTCCAGCGATGATTGGATCGAAACCGCCAGCCCGGTGGGGGAAGGATGAGGTCCATCTCTCGCTGTCCCTTCTCTCAATTCGTTACTACGAGAAGATGAATTTCAGCAACAGAGGCAGCAGATGA